TCCCGATAAAATAAATAAAAGCTTCACATGTACAGCAAAATTTCGCTATCGTCAAGAAGATAGTCCTGTAACGGTGACGGTAATGGACGATAATCAGGTCCATGTTGAATTTAAAGAAAGCCAGCGGGCAATCACTCCGGGGCAAGCAGTTGTTTTTTATAACGGAGAAGTATGTCTTGGCGGTGGGACGATTGACCAAATTTTTAAAAGTGAACATCGACTTGATTATGTAGGATAACGAGGAGTTTTACAATGAAGGACAAGCTACAACAAGCTATAGCACTAATGCAAAATAGTAAGCTGGACAAAGCTGCTGCATTATTTGCGGAAATTATTGAAGAGCATCCCAATGATCCAGTGGGGTATACAAATTTTGGTAACCTCCTGTTGCATATGCAAGATGCAGAACGAGCACAACGCTTTTTTGAAAAGGCAATTGAATTGGATCCGTATGCAGCAACTGCTCATTATGGTTTGGGTAATCTCTATTATGAGCAGTCGCTGTATGCTAAAGCTCAGAAACATTTACAAACAGCGATAGAATACGGATTAATGGAAGCAGATACCTATTATCTACTAGGGATGACTCTACAACATCAGAAGTATCATAAATTGGCTTTACCTTATTTATTGCGAGCAGTGGAACTCAATCCGGATGATGAAGAATTCCTCTTTCAATACGGATTGAGCCTAGCACAATGTGAGCACTTAAAAGAGGCGGAAGAAATTTTTTACAAAGTCCTTCAGAAGAATGATAATCATAGTGATGCGTACTATAACTTAGGCGTTATAGCGCTATATGATGAGCAACCTGAGAAGGCGTTAGAGCATTTTGAGGAAGCATTACGTATTCAGCCAGACCATGTTTTGGCAGCCAACGGTCGAAAAAGAGTAACTGCTTACCTCCATGAAAGACAGTAGTAAGAAGATGGAGTGTTTTGGATGGAACAAATAAAACAAATGGCTGAGCATGAAAGCTATATTCGAGGCGAACTCCTTCATTTGATTTTTCAAAATGAGGCGGAGCATTTTTCGATTGCCAAAATTAAAGTGTTGGATACAAACGAAGCCTTTGAGGATAAAACGATTGTAATTAAGGGTTATTTTTTTAATCTGCAGCCGGAAACAAGCTATTATTTCTATGGCATATTTGACAAGCATCCACGATTTGGCACTCAATATAAAGTGACTTCTTACAAAACATTTATTCCTGATACGAAAGAAGGATTAATTGCTTATTTATCCAGTGATCTATTTTATGGTATTGGCAAAAAAACAGCTACCAAAATTGTTCAGCAACTAGGTGAAAATGCAATTTCAAAAATTATTGATGATCCAGAAGCTTTATATACTGTTCCAGGGATAAAAGAGAAAGCGGCGGATCAATTACGCGCTACTATACAAGAAAATCAAGGGTTTGAACATGTTGCTGTTTATTTAGCTCAATATAATATTGGTTTAAAAATGGCTCAAAAGATCTATCAACATTATAAAGATGAAGCTATTCAGTTATTAGAAGCAGATCCGTACCAATTTGTGTTTGATATTGAAGGGTTTGGTTTTCGGACTGCTGATGAAATTGCTAGACAAATGGGTTTGCCGGCTACACATCCTACTCGAGTGGGAGCAGGTTGTATCTATGTACTGCAAAGTTCTGTTCAAGATGGTCATGTTTATTTACCTATGGATTTTTGTATTACATCTATTTGTGCGCTTTTAAATACAGAAGAATTAACAGAGTCAATGATTATTGATAAATTAAAAGCTTTAAATAAAGATAAAAAAGTAATTGTCCAAGATGGAAATGTTTATTTACCATCGCTTTACTATGCTGAGGATGGGTTTAGTTCGCAGTTAAAGCGGATTTTACAAAAGCCGATCGAGCACCAAACTCCCATGGCTGAACTTATGAAGATTATAGGTGATATTGAAGAGGAAGAAATATTATCCTATGGTAAAGAGCAATTCACTGCAATTAACCAAGCCATCCATGCAAAAGTCATGATTCTTACAGGTGGACCAGGAACAGGAAAAACAACGGTTATTAAAGGCATTCTAAAGGCATACGCCACAATCCATGAATTAGCGCTTCGTCCAGAGGATTACAATCATAAAGATGACTTTCCATTTATTCTAACTGCACCAACTGGTAGAGCTGCGAAGCGATTAAATGAATCGACAGGGCTTCCCGCAATGACGGTCCACCGATTATTGGGATGGGATGGAAATCAAAGCTTTGAAAAGAATGAACATGAGCCACTTAGTGGGAAGTTTATTATTATTGATGAATTTTCAATGGTAGATATTTGGTTAGCTAACCACCTGTTTAAAGCTATTCCTGATGACATGCAAGTGCTGATTGTTGGCGATGAGGATCAATTGCCGTCTGTCGGTCCTGGTCAGGTCTTATCTGATTTATTAAGTACTGATCGGATTCCTTACGTTCGGCTGACAGAAGTATATCGGCAAAAAGAAGGCTCGAAAATTATTCAACTTGCACATGAAATAAAAAAGGATGAACCAGTGAATTTACAAAAGGATCATGATTTTAATTTCATTCATTGTAACGAGATACAAATGGTTGATGTGATTACTAAAATATTTAAAAAAGCAGTGGAGAAGGGGATTGAGCCAAAGGATATTCAAGTTCTTGCACCAATGTATCGTTCGGAAGCGGGGATTACAAAACTCAATCAAGAGCTCCAAAAAATAATTAATCCAAAAACAGAACAAAAAAGAGAAGTTAGGACTGCTGAAGCTATCTTTCGAACCGGTGACAAGGTAATTCAGCTTGTCAATCAGCCTGAAGATGGCGTTTATAATGGAGATATTGGAGAAGTTGTAGCTATTTTTCGTGAGGAAGAGAATATCGAACAAGAAGAACAACTTGTCATTGCTTTCGAAGACCGTGAAGTAGTTTATGAACGGAAAGATTATCGTAATATTATGCTTGCATATTGTATTTCCATTCATAAATCGCAAGGAAGCGAATTTCCGATTGTCATTATGCCAGTTGTTCGAGCATATCAACGAATGCTAAGGAAAAACTTATTATATACAGCTATAACTAGAAGTAAGCAATCGTTGATTATCTGCGGTGATCAAGAATCATTTTTGTACGGTGTTGCTACAAAGCATAAAAATCAGCGGTATACAACATTGACGCAGCACTTAGTTGAAAAGCTGGGTGAAGAACAGGACCAGGACGGACAAAATTCAACCGTTCTTGAAATCGAGGACGCTAATCTTTCGCCGTATGATTTTATGTAAGAACGTATATTTTTAGTGAAAATGGGTTAGCATGATGATAACTAAAACTCAAGTGAAAAAAAGAAGGAGTATTGACATCATGCGATGCCCGAATTGTCAGGGGAAAGATATTGGTAAAATTGGTAGCCGGCAATATTATTGCTGGACATGTTTTGTGGAAATGACGTTAGATAATAATACATTACTTTTACATCAAGTGGAAGCAGATGGGTCATTAAGCTCACTCAATGATCTATTCAATGAGGAAGAAAGAAGCTTGTATGGAAATGGATAACATAGTGTTTGCAGCTTCTCTTTGGAGGGTGGTAAGCTATGTTTAAAAATGGACAAAGCTTAAACTTCCTCTATTTCCTATTAATTGGCATACTACTATTCCTGTTTTTCTATTTAATGGTTAAACTATTTCCGGTTTATAAAGCGGTATTTTCCTTATTATGGCATGTATCTGCGCCCTTTCTTATCTCCTGTTTAATTGCCTATTTACTATACCCCATTGTACAGATGATTCATCAATATCGTATCCCTAAAGGGGTAGCAATTTTAATCATTTATCTGCTCTTTTTTGGTTTAACTGCATATTTTATTTATCGTATATACCCAATGGTCGTCGTTCAGGTGAGAGATTTAAATGAACAGTTTCCGCAATTGATGAATATGTATGAAAAAACAATTTATCAGATGTATGAATATACATCCTTTTTACCAGAAAATGTACATGATAAGTTTGATCAATTGCTGATGCGAATCGAAAATGCATTAGATCGATTATTAGAACGATTGATGAATGGATTTACCAAAGTGTTTGATTTCATCATACTCTTAACTGTTATTCCTGTACTCGTTTTTTACTTTTTGAAAGACTATGACAAAATAAAAGCAGTTGGTAAACGTTTGATTCCAGTAAAGTATCGAACAACCGCCAGTCAAATTTGGCATGCAATTGATGAGAATTTAGGGAATTATATACGCGGTCAATTTATCGTTTGTGCGTTTGTAGGTCTTACTTCATTTATCGTTTTTAAATTCTTATTGCAACTTGAGTTTGCATTAATATTAGCAATTCTAATGGCAATCACAAACCTAATCCCTTATTTCGGACCGATTATTGGAGCGGTACCAGCAGTGGCAATTGGTTTTACTGTCTCCGGTAAACTCGTCATTTTTGTCATTCTGTCTGTATTTGCGATTCAATTGGTCGAAAGTAATCTCCTGTCCCCTTATATTGTGGGTAAAAGCATAAATATCCACCCGGCAGCGATTATTTTTGCATTACTGTTAGGCGGGCAATTATTTGGAGTTATTGGGATGGTTATTGCGGTTCCGTTAATGACCATTCTAAAAGTTATCGTGAAACATCTGCTAATATGGAAGGAATATTATTCTAAATCCAAACAGCCAAAAGATTCTGCTCCATCTTAATTGACATTAATATACGCATTATTCTATAATAGCGCATAACAAGGTTATAATTTAAAAGCGTTGAAGGTTCTGAGTACATGATACGTGCTTTTGTAGAGAAGGGATTCCTTAGGCTGTAAGAAACCCTAAAGTTCACATCATGGAAAGCTGTTCTGGAGTGCGGTTCATTCCCGCCGGTTTGTATACCGTTATCAACTACAAGTGATGAATACAACTGTATTCATAATAAGGGTGGTACCGCGATCAATCTCGTCCCTGCAATTGCAGAGAGGGGATTTTTTTATTCTATTAACAATCGAATTTTAAAAGCGCAACAGAATGGAGTCATTCTGGCAACCTTCTTTAAACGATTCACTGTTGTGTCTACATAGTACTGTTTTCCAGAACTGAACTTATAAACCGAATTTTTTCATAAATATAGGAGGAAAAGCAAATGAAGCAACTGACGTCAGCAGAAGTAAGGCAAATGTTTCTAGATTTTTTTAAGGAAAAGGGCCATCGAGTCGAGCCGAGCGCATCACTTGTACCAAAAGATGATCCGACACTATTATGGATTAATAGCGGTGTCGCTACATTAAAAAAATATTTTGATGGAAGGGTCATTCCAGAAAATCCAAGAATTGTAAATGCTCAAAAATCAATCCGAACAAACGATATTGAGAATGTAGGTTTTACAGCACGTCATCATACGTTCTTTGAAATGCTTGGAAATTTTTCCATCGGCGATTATTTTAAGCAAGAAGCAATCGAGTGGGCATGGGAATTTCTAACGAGCGAGCATTGGATTGGATTTGAAGCAGACCGTTTATCGGTTACTGTGCATCCTGAAGACGATGAAGCTTATGATATTTGGCTGCATACTATTGGCTTGCCAAAAGAGCGGATTATCCGTTTAGAAGAAAACTTTTGGGATATCGGAGAAGGACCAAGTGGACCAAACACAGAAATATTTTACGATCGTGGCGAAAAATATGGCAATAATCCAAACGATCCAGAGCTTTATCCTGGAGGAGAAAATGACCGGTACCTAGAAATATGGAACCTTGTATTCTCGCAATTTAACCATAATCCCGATGATACGTATACACCTCTACCTAAAAAAAATATTGATACTGGTTTAGGTCTTGAAAGAATGGTATCTGTCATTCAAGATGTTCCAACCAACTTTGAAACGGATCTATTTATGCCGATTATAAAGAAGACGGAAACGTTAGCTTCTGTTAAGTATGGGGACAGTTCATCAACGGATACTGCGTTTAAAGTAATTGCAGATCATATTCGTACCGTTAGCTTTGCCATTGGTGATGGTGCGGTTCCGTCTAATGAGGGGAGGGGCTATGTTCTCCGTCGTTTAATTCGTAGAGCGGTTCGCTTTGCTAAAGAGATTGGCATTGAAAAGCCATTTATGTATGAACTTGTGGATGTAGTAGCTGACATTATGCAGGATTTTTATGTTCAAGTGGTGGAAAAGAAAGATTTTATTAGAAATATGGTTAAGGCAGAGGAGGAAAAATTTCATGAAACATTGCATGATGGATTGGATATTTTAACAACTATCATGAGCCGTGAAAAACAACGGGGAAGCTCGATTTTTCCTGGTTATGAAGTGTTTCGCTTATATGATACGTATGGATTTCCTAAGGAGCTAACCGAAGAATACGTCCAAGCACAAGGATTTTCTATTGATGAAGCTGGTTTTCAAGCAGAAATGGATAAGCAACGAGAACGAGCACGAAAAGCGCGACAAAAAGTAGATTCCATGCAGGTACAAGGAGGTGCGATAGCAGAAATTGATGTAGCAAGTGAATTTGTGGGTTATACAAATACGGAGCAAGATACGACTGTTGCAGCAATCATAAAAGATGAGCAGCAAGTGAAACAAGCAAACGCAGGAGAAGAAGTGTATCTGTTTCTACATCAAACCCCGTTCTATGCAGAAAGTGGTGGACAAATTGCCGACCAAGGAACCATCCATACGGAGTATGCGGTTGGACAAGTAAAAGATGTACAAAAATCACCGAAAGGGCAGCATGTGCACCGTGTTCGAATTGAAAAGGGCAGTATTTCAGTAGGAGAAATGGTTACGGCAACAGTTGATGTAGCCAAAAGATCGTTTGTTGTCAAGAATCATACGGCGACACATTTATTACATCAAGCATTAAAGGATGTCATTGGAGAGCATGTTAATCAGGCTGGTTCGTTAGTAGCTCCAGAACGGTTACGCTTTGATTTTTCCCATTATCAAGCTGTATCCAAACAAGAATTAGCGCAAATCGAACGACAGGTAAATGAAAAAATATGGCAAGCTATTCCATTACAGATTAAAACCGAAAAATTGGAAGAAGCGAAAAAAATGGGAGCAACTGCCCTTTTTGGTGAAAAATATGGCGATATCGTTCGTGTTGTGCAAATTGGCGATTATAGTATTGAATTATGTGGCGGTTGCCATGTTGTAAACACATCTGAAATCGGCTTGTTTAAAATTGTTACAGAGAGCGGAATAGGGGCTGGCACAAGAAGAATTGAAGCTGTGACGAGTAAACAGGCATATGAATTTATAACAGGCAAATTAGGGTTACTACAACAAGCATCACAATTAGTCAAAGCAAAAGACGAGGCTGTGCCCGAAAAAATTGAGGCACTGTATCATGAGATAAAACAACTACAAAAAGAAACGGAATCCTTGCAAGCAAAATTAGCAAACAAGGAAACAGCTACTATGCTTGAAGAAGTTAAAACGATAGACGGAGTTCAAGTTTTAGCTAAAAAAGTAGAAGTGCAAGATATGAATCAATTACGGAATATGGTAGATGAATTAAAGCAGAAACTTGATTCAGGTATGATTCTATTAGCGATGGAAAATAATAATAAAGTGCAATTAGCAGCAGGTGTTTCCAAGGACTTAATTGAGCAAGGTTACCACGCTGGACATCTGATTAAGAAAGCAGCACAGGCTTGTGGCGGAGGTGGCGGAGGTCGACCTGACATGGCACAAGCTGGCGGAAAAGACCCATCTAAAATAGCGGAAGCATTACATGTAGCAAAGCTTTACATCGAAGAGAAACGAAACCATTAAATTGTGGTTACAGATATAAAAAAGATATAATTCATCGTTTAAACATGTTACTATAATACAAGAAGCATATCGGATAATTTCGTATTCCTAGATAATGATTCCAAAATCGAGGTGTCATAATGAGTTCAATTGACAAAACTATGAAATTTAATTTTTCGGAAGAACCTTTTGATGAGGATATTAAAGAAATACTTTTTAAAGTGCATGGAGCTCTACAAGAAAAGGGATATAATCCAATAAACCAAATTGTTGGTTATTTGCTATCCGGAGACCCTGCCTATATCCCAAGATATAACGATGCGCGCAATTTAATTCGAAAAATTGAGCGTGATGAGGTTATTGAAGAGCTGGTTAAATTTTATTTAGAGCAGCAGCAGGCGGACAAATGAAAATAATGGGATTGGATGTAGGGTCCAAAACAATTGGTGTTGCTGTTAGTGATGCTTTAGGTTGGACCGCGCAGGGTATTACTACTATTAAGTGGAATGAAAATGATTTAACTTCTGCTGATAAAGCTTTAATAAAAATCATAACCGAGCATGAAGTGGGGAAAGCTATTGTCGGGTTACCGAAAAATATGAATGGAACGATTGGTGAGCGTGGTGAAGCGTCGATCACTTTTGCAAAACATATTGAAAGAAAGTTTAACATCCCCACAGAGCTTTGGGATGAGCGTTTAACAACGATGGCTGCTGAAAGGGTATTGTTAGAAGCAGATGTCAGCAGAAAAAAGCGCAAGCAAGTCGTTGATAAAATGGCTGCTGTCATGATTTTACAAGGTTATCTTGACCAAAAATAAAGGAGTGGAACAATGGCACTAGAAGAAAAAGAACGGATTATTATTCCTGATGAGAACGGGGAAGAGCATCTTTTTGAGGTTTTGTTTACATTTGATGTGGATGAAATGAACCAATCGTATATTGCTGTAACCCCTGTTGAACAGTCTGAGGAAGAAGAAGTGGAAGTATACGCATTTCGATATGAGGAAAAGGATGAGGACGATTTATCTCTGTTCCCAATTGAATCAGATGAAGAATGGGAAATCGTTGAAGAAATGTTAAACACCTTAGCAGAACAGGAAAATGAAGCGTAATAAGAAAGTAAAAATTTACAAGC
This genomic interval from Virgibacillus pantothenticus contains the following:
- a CDS encoding IreB family regulatory phosphoprotein → MSSIDKTMKFNFSEEPFDEDIKEILFKVHGALQEKGYNPINQIVGYLLSGDPAYIPRYNDARNLIRKIERDEVIEELVKFYLEQQQADK
- the alaS gene encoding alanine--tRNA ligase → MKQLTSAEVRQMFLDFFKEKGHRVEPSASLVPKDDPTLLWINSGVATLKKYFDGRVIPENPRIVNAQKSIRTNDIENVGFTARHHTFFEMLGNFSIGDYFKQEAIEWAWEFLTSEHWIGFEADRLSVTVHPEDDEAYDIWLHTIGLPKERIIRLEENFWDIGEGPSGPNTEIFYDRGEKYGNNPNDPELYPGGENDRYLEIWNLVFSQFNHNPDDTYTPLPKKNIDTGLGLERMVSVIQDVPTNFETDLFMPIIKKTETLASVKYGDSSSTDTAFKVIADHIRTVSFAIGDGAVPSNEGRGYVLRRLIRRAVRFAKEIGIEKPFMYELVDVVADIMQDFYVQVVEKKDFIRNMVKAEEEKFHETLHDGLDILTTIMSREKQRGSSIFPGYEVFRLYDTYGFPKELTEEYVQAQGFSIDEAGFQAEMDKQRERARKARQKVDSMQVQGGAIAEIDVASEFVGYTNTEQDTTVAAIIKDEQQVKQANAGEEVYLFLHQTPFYAESGGQIADQGTIHTEYAVGQVKDVQKSPKGQHVHRVRIEKGSISVGEMVTATVDVAKRSFVVKNHTATHLLHQALKDVIGEHVNQAGSLVAPERLRFDFSHYQAVSKQELAQIERQVNEKIWQAIPLQIKTEKLEEAKKMGATALFGEKYGDIVRVVQIGDYSIELCGGCHVVNTSEIGLFKIVTESGIGAGTRRIEAVTSKQAYEFITGKLGLLQQASQLVKAKDEAVPEKIEALYHEIKQLQKETESLQAKLANKETATMLEEVKTIDGVQVLAKKVEVQDMNQLRNMVDELKQKLDSGMILLAMENNNKVQLAAGVSKDLIEQGYHAGHLIKKAAQACGGGGGGRPDMAQAGGKDPSKIAEALHVAKLYIEEKRNH
- the ruvX gene encoding Holliday junction resolvase RuvX, coding for MKIMGLDVGSKTIGVAVSDALGWTAQGITTIKWNENDLTSADKALIKIITEHEVGKAIVGLPKNMNGTIGERGEASITFAKHIERKFNIPTELWDERLTTMAAERVLLEADVSRKKRKQVVDKMAAVMILQGYLDQK
- a CDS encoding AI-2E family transporter; this translates as MFKNGQSLNFLYFLLIGILLFLFFYLMVKLFPVYKAVFSLLWHVSAPFLISCLIAYLLYPIVQMIHQYRIPKGVAILIIYLLFFGLTAYFIYRIYPMVVVQVRDLNEQFPQLMNMYEKTIYQMYEYTSFLPENVHDKFDQLLMRIENALDRLLERLMNGFTKVFDFIILLTVIPVLVFYFLKDYDKIKAVGKRLIPVKYRTTASQIWHAIDENLGNYIRGQFIVCAFVGLTSFIVFKFLLQLEFALILAILMAITNLIPYFGPIIGAVPAVAIGFTVSGKLVIFVILSVFAIQLVESNLLSPYIVGKSINIHPAAIIFALLLGGQLFGVIGMVIAVPLMTILKVIVKHLLIWKEYYSKSKQPKDSAPS
- a CDS encoding tetratricopeptide repeat protein, with protein sequence MKDKLQQAIALMQNSKLDKAAALFAEIIEEHPNDPVGYTNFGNLLLHMQDAERAQRFFEKAIELDPYAATAHYGLGNLYYEQSLYAKAQKHLQTAIEYGLMEADTYYLLGMTLQHQKYHKLALPYLLRAVELNPDDEEFLFQYGLSLAQCEHLKEAEEIFYKVLQKNDNHSDAYYNLGVIALYDEQPEKALEHFEEALRIQPDHVLAANGRKRVTAYLHERQ
- a CDS encoding DUF1292 domain-containing protein, which gives rise to MALEEKERIIIPDENGEEHLFEVLFTFDVDEMNQSYIAVTPVEQSEEEEVEVYAFRYEEKDEDDLSLFPIESDEEWEIVEEMLNTLAEQENEA
- the recD2 gene encoding SF1B family DNA helicase RecD2, whose protein sequence is MEQIKQMAEHESYIRGELLHLIFQNEAEHFSIAKIKVLDTNEAFEDKTIVIKGYFFNLQPETSYYFYGIFDKHPRFGTQYKVTSYKTFIPDTKEGLIAYLSSDLFYGIGKKTATKIVQQLGENAISKIIDDPEALYTVPGIKEKAADQLRATIQENQGFEHVAVYLAQYNIGLKMAQKIYQHYKDEAIQLLEADPYQFVFDIEGFGFRTADEIARQMGLPATHPTRVGAGCIYVLQSSVQDGHVYLPMDFCITSICALLNTEELTESMIIDKLKALNKDKKVIVQDGNVYLPSLYYAEDGFSSQLKRILQKPIEHQTPMAELMKIIGDIEEEEILSYGKEQFTAINQAIHAKVMILTGGPGTGKTTVIKGILKAYATIHELALRPEDYNHKDDFPFILTAPTGRAAKRLNESTGLPAMTVHRLLGWDGNQSFEKNEHEPLSGKFIIIDEFSMVDIWLANHLFKAIPDDMQVLIVGDEDQLPSVGPGQVLSDLLSTDRIPYVRLTEVYRQKEGSKIIQLAHEIKKDEPVNLQKDHDFNFIHCNEIQMVDVITKIFKKAVEKGIEPKDIQVLAPMYRSEAGITKLNQELQKIINPKTEQKREVRTAEAIFRTGDKVIQLVNQPEDGVYNGDIGEVVAIFREEENIEQEEQLVIAFEDREVVYERKDYRNIMLAYCISIHKSQGSEFPIVIMPVVRAYQRMLRKNLLYTAITRSKQSLIICGDQESFLYGVATKHKNQRYTTLTQHLVEKLGEEQDQDGQNSTVLEIEDANLSPYDFM